From one Aquila chrysaetos chrysaetos chromosome 7, bAquChr1.4, whole genome shotgun sequence genomic stretch:
- the B3GALT5 gene encoding beta-1,3-galactosyltransferase 5 isoform X2, which translates to MARAAGGSVAASEMDFRKFRLFVCLIGLSCASFWVFYNNLTEFCIFCENSQDYIFPIETFRRIGGNFLQLPDIDCHKNPPFLVLLVTSSYHNLNARMAIRQTWGKERTVAGKRLVTCFLLGSTVNLSQQADIAAESQQFKDIIQKNFTDTYYNLTLKTMMGIEWIHRFCYQSSFVMKTDTDVFVNVFYLTELLLRKKRTTRFFTGFLKLHEYPIRTRGSKWYVSREEYPEKTYPPFCSGTGYVLSTDVASQIYNVSESVSFIKLEDVFIGLCLAKLKIRLEELHSEQTFFPERIRFSVSRFKKIVMCHEVEPSEQLSYWNHLVTENHGGRL; encoded by the coding sequence atGGATTTCAGAAAATTCAGGCTGTTTGTTTGCCTCATAGGACTCAGCTGTGCtagcttctgggttttttacAACAATTTGACTGAATTCTGCATATTCTGTGAAAACAGCCAGGATTACATATTCCCCATAGAGACTTTTAGGAGAATCGGAGGAAACTTCTTGCAGCTCCCGGATATAGACTGCCATAAGAACCCTCCTTTCCTCGTCCTGCTTGTGACATCCTCGTACCACAACCTTAATGCAAGGATGGCAATCCGGCAaacctgggggaaggagagaacaGTCGCCGGCAAGCGCCTGGTGACATGCTTCCTCCTGGGAAGCACTGTGAATCTCAGCCAGCAGGCTGATATTGCTGCTGAAAGCCAGCAGTTTAAAGACATTATTCAAAAGAATTTTACTGACACGTATTACAATTTGACTTTGAAGACCATGATGGGAATTGAATGGATTCACAGATTTTGTTACCAGTCCAGCTTTGTGATGAAGACCGACACAGATGTGTTTGTCAATGTTTTTTACCTCACTGAGCttcttctaaggaaaaaaaggaccaCTAGGTTCTTCACAggctttttaaaactgcatgaaTACCCCATACGGACAAGAGGGAGTAAGTGGTATGTGAGTAGAGAAGAGTATCCGGAAAAGACCTACCCACCGTTTTGTTCCGGGACTGGCTATGTTTTATCCACCGATGTTGCTAGTCAGATCTATAATGTTTCAGAGAGTGTTTCGTTCATTAAACTGGAGGATGTATTCATAGGACTGTGCCTTGCCAAATTAAAAATTCGGCTGGAGGAGCTTCATTCAGAGCAGACGTTTTTTCCAGAAAGGATTAGGTTCTCTGTTTCTCGCTTTAAGAAAATTGTGATGTGCCATGAAGTAGAACCATCTGAGCAGCTGAGCTACTGGAATCACTTAGTGACAGAAAATCACGGAGGAAGGCTCTAG
- the B3GALT5 gene encoding beta-1,3-galactosyltransferase 5 isoform X1: protein MKMGGTWLGLSAGQHLLALGQRHFSNKWRNMMDFRKFRLFVCLIGLSCASFWVFYNNLTEFCIFCENSQDYIFPIETFRRIGGNFLQLPDIDCHKNPPFLVLLVTSSYHNLNARMAIRQTWGKERTVAGKRLVTCFLLGSTVNLSQQADIAAESQQFKDIIQKNFTDTYYNLTLKTMMGIEWIHRFCYQSSFVMKTDTDVFVNVFYLTELLLRKKRTTRFFTGFLKLHEYPIRTRGSKWYVSREEYPEKTYPPFCSGTGYVLSTDVASQIYNVSESVSFIKLEDVFIGLCLAKLKIRLEELHSEQTFFPERIRFSVSRFKKIVMCHEVEPSEQLSYWNHLVTENHGGRL from the exons atgaagatgGGAGGAACCTGGCTGGGTCTGTCAGCTGGACAGCACTTGCTGGCTCTGGGACAGAGGCACTTTTCAAACAAATGGAGAAacatg atGGATTTCAGAAAATTCAGGCTGTTTGTTTGCCTCATAGGACTCAGCTGTGCtagcttctgggttttttacAACAATTTGACTGAATTCTGCATATTCTGTGAAAACAGCCAGGATTACATATTCCCCATAGAGACTTTTAGGAGAATCGGAGGAAACTTCTTGCAGCTCCCGGATATAGACTGCCATAAGAACCCTCCTTTCCTCGTCCTGCTTGTGACATCCTCGTACCACAACCTTAATGCAAGGATGGCAATCCGGCAaacctgggggaaggagagaacaGTCGCCGGCAAGCGCCTGGTGACATGCTTCCTCCTGGGAAGCACTGTGAATCTCAGCCAGCAGGCTGATATTGCTGCTGAAAGCCAGCAGTTTAAAGACATTATTCAAAAGAATTTTACTGACACGTATTACAATTTGACTTTGAAGACCATGATGGGAATTGAATGGATTCACAGATTTTGTTACCAGTCCAGCTTTGTGATGAAGACCGACACAGATGTGTTTGTCAATGTTTTTTACCTCACTGAGCttcttctaaggaaaaaaaggaccaCTAGGTTCTTCACAggctttttaaaactgcatgaaTACCCCATACGGACAAGAGGGAGTAAGTGGTATGTGAGTAGAGAAGAGTATCCGGAAAAGACCTACCCACCGTTTTGTTCCGGGACTGGCTATGTTTTATCCACCGATGTTGCTAGTCAGATCTATAATGTTTCAGAGAGTGTTTCGTTCATTAAACTGGAGGATGTATTCATAGGACTGTGCCTTGCCAAATTAAAAATTCGGCTGGAGGAGCTTCATTCAGAGCAGACGTTTTTTCCAGAAAGGATTAGGTTCTCTGTTTCTCGCTTTAAGAAAATTGTGATGTGCCATGAAGTAGAACCATCTGAGCAGCTGAGCTACTGGAATCACTTAGTGACAGAAAATCACGGAGGAAGGCTCTAG